From the Synechococcus sp. HK01-R genome, one window contains:
- a CDS encoding CAAD domain-containing protein: MTTDPSSSSTPGAGIEQPLQDTAAVPSEPTPSRTPETSTASASAEDTSPTILGQESATATEPAASIEAAVTPAPLDPAIASRVTVPAAMSPDPGQAGLENGEGGEWDLLSEKLRSWWQEQDLDHQWQRLRQPLLLGVGLVGLILVMRIYSGILAAIATVPLAPRLFELAGVSWLAWFSVTRLVRSDERRKVFTAVSGRWQEFRGGGKG, translated from the coding sequence ATGACGACCGACCCCTCCAGCAGCAGCACCCCAGGGGCGGGCATCGAGCAGCCGTTGCAGGACACAGCCGCCGTGCCGAGCGAGCCAACCCCTTCAAGAACCCCCGAGACAAGCACTGCCAGCGCGAGCGCTGAAGACACGAGCCCCACGATCCTGGGCCAAGAGTCGGCAACTGCCACTGAGCCAGCCGCCAGCATCGAAGCAGCGGTCACACCGGCACCTCTCGATCCGGCCATTGCCAGCCGCGTCACCGTGCCAGCAGCCATGAGCCCCGACCCTGGCCAGGCCGGTCTCGAGAACGGTGAAGGCGGGGAATGGGATCTGCTCAGCGAAAAGCTACGCAGCTGGTGGCAGGAACAGGATCTTGATCATCAATGGCAGCGCCTGCGTCAGCCTCTGCTGCTGGGGGTAGGCCTGGTTGGCTTGATCCTGGTCATGCGGATCTACAGCGGCATCCTTGCGGCAATCGCCACGGTTCCTCTGGCCCCACGCCTGTTCGAACTGGCGGGAGTGAGCTGGTTGGCCTGGTTCTCTGTCACTCGTCTTGTTCGGAGTGATGAGCGGCGCAAGGTGTTCACCGCCGTCAGTGGCCGCTGGCAAGAGTTCCGGGGCGGCGGCAAGGGCTGA
- the crtL gene encoding lycopene beta cyclase, translating into MAELVDVLVLGGGPAALCIASELNQRGVAVAGIASDPVDAPWPNTYGIWADELKAVGLEHLLEHRWSDTVSYFGAGGSTAQDQSHAHGNDYGLFDRAALQRYWLERADGVVWHQDKAERVDVTGATTSVSCASGTTLQARLVIDASGSRTPHIRRPDQGPVAGQAAYGVVGRFSKPPIQAGRFVLMDYRCDHLSEQQRSEPPTFLYAMDLGDGVFFVEETSLALAPGVPYDVLKQRLQQRLDQRGVAITEVIHEEFCLFPMNLPLPDRSQPLLAFGGAASMVHPASGYMVGSLLRRGPDLAQAIAESIANPSLGSAALAHRGWQALWPIELVLRHQLFQFGLGRLMGFNEALLRTHFATFFSLPREEWFGFLTNTLPLPRLMAVMLRLFALSPWELRRGLVLGAGTHQRPTFLQSAG; encoded by the coding sequence TTGGCTGAACTGGTGGATGTGCTGGTGCTCGGGGGCGGCCCTGCCGCCCTCTGCATCGCCTCGGAACTGAACCAACGCGGTGTGGCTGTTGCGGGCATTGCCTCCGATCCGGTGGATGCCCCCTGGCCGAACACCTACGGCATCTGGGCCGATGAACTCAAAGCGGTAGGTCTCGAGCACTTGCTGGAGCACCGCTGGAGCGACACCGTCAGTTATTTCGGCGCAGGCGGCTCAACGGCTCAGGATCAGAGCCATGCCCACGGGAACGACTACGGCCTGTTCGATCGGGCCGCCTTGCAGCGCTATTGGCTGGAGCGGGCTGATGGGGTGGTGTGGCACCAAGACAAGGCCGAACGGGTGGACGTCACCGGTGCCACCACCAGCGTCAGCTGTGCATCGGGCACCACCTTGCAGGCGCGCTTGGTGATTGATGCCTCCGGCTCGCGCACGCCCCACATTCGCCGCCCTGATCAGGGGCCGGTGGCCGGCCAGGCGGCCTACGGCGTGGTGGGGCGCTTCTCCAAGCCTCCAATCCAGGCGGGTCGGTTTGTGTTGATGGACTACCGCTGTGATCACCTCAGTGAGCAGCAGCGCAGCGAGCCACCCACGTTCCTGTATGCGATGGATCTGGGCGATGGGGTGTTCTTCGTGGAGGAGACGTCGCTCGCCTTGGCACCGGGGGTGCCCTACGACGTGCTCAAGCAACGGCTCCAGCAGCGCTTGGATCAACGCGGTGTGGCGATCACCGAGGTGATCCATGAGGAGTTCTGCCTCTTCCCGATGAACCTGCCGCTGCCAGACAGGAGCCAGCCGCTGCTGGCTTTTGGTGGTGCGGCGAGCATGGTGCACCCAGCCTCGGGCTACATGGTGGGATCGCTGCTGCGGCGGGGGCCTGATCTGGCTCAGGCCATTGCTGAATCCATCGCCAACCCAAGCCTTGGCTCAGCGGCCTTGGCGCATCGGGGCTGGCAAGCGCTGTGGCCGATCGAGTTGGTGCTGCGCCATCAGCTTTTTCAGTTCGGCCTGGGCCGCTTGATGGGTTTCAACGAAGCCTTGCTGCGCACCCACTTCGCCACGTTCTTTTCACTGCCAAGAGAGGAGTGGTTTGGCTTCCTCACCAATACGTTGCCGTTGCCCAGGTTGATGGCGGTGATGCTGCGTTTGTTTGCCCTGTCGCCCTGGGAGTTGCGGCGGGGGTTGGTGTTGGGGGCTGGGACGCATCAACGTCCCACGTTCCTCCAATCGGCCGGTTGA
- the gyrA gene encoding DNA gyrase subunit A, giving the protein MADPVGPGSGGPGESDGRIIQTDLRNEMSRSYLEYAMSVIVGRALPDARDGLKPVHRRILYAMYELGLTSDRPYRKCARVVGEVLGKYHPHGDTAVYDALVRMAQNFSMSMPLIDGHGNFGSVDNDPPAAMRYTESRLQALTTDSLLEDIEAETVDFADNFDGSQQEPTVLPARIPQLLLNGSAGIAVGMATNIPPHNLVELINGLLALIENPELDDNALIQIIPGPDFPTGGQILGRSGIRETYRSGRGSVTMRGVAAIETLEVPGRPDRDAVIITELPYQTNKAALIERIAEMVNDKKLEGISDIRDESDRDGMRIVVELRRDAYPQVVLNNLFKLTPLQSNFSAHMLALVNGEPILLTLRKMLQVFLDFRVETIERRTRYLLRKAEERDHILLGLLLALDQLDPIIALIRAAPDTATARQQLQDRHGLSEIQADAILQMQLRRLTALEADKIRLEHEDLVTKIADYKDILGRRERVFGIIQDELTQLRERYPIQRRTEILDLASGLEDIDLIANERSVVLLTETGYLKRMPVSEFEATSRGTRGKAGTRSQGEEAVKLFIGCNDHDTLLLFSDRGVSYVLPAYRVPQCSRTAKGTPVVQLLPIPREELITSLLAVSEFNDDTDLLMLTQGGFIKRTRLSAFSNIRSNGLIAIGLEEGDALTWVRLAVPGDSVLIGSKAGMTIHFRLSDEELRPLGRTARGVRSMNLRDGDALVSMDVLPVELADRVAQSSDDDSEDDEAGAASDGPWVLVASASGLGKRVPVTQFRLQKRAGMGLRAMKFRTEADALVGLRVLGAGEEVLLVSEKGVIVRTSADSIPQQSRAATGVRLQRLDKGDRLSEVVLVPPEAESDEATDAETEDEAAEAAASAEPQDS; this is encoded by the coding sequence ATGGCGGATCCAGTGGGGCCCGGCAGCGGCGGTCCCGGAGAATCCGACGGTCGGATCATTCAGACGGATCTGCGCAACGAGATGTCGCGCTCCTATCTGGAGTACGCGATGAGCGTGATCGTCGGGCGCGCCCTGCCTGACGCACGCGATGGACTCAAGCCAGTGCATCGACGCATCCTCTATGCGATGTACGAGCTGGGGCTGACGAGCGATCGGCCCTACAGGAAATGCGCCCGTGTGGTGGGTGAGGTGCTGGGTAAGTACCACCCCCACGGCGACACGGCGGTGTACGACGCCCTAGTGCGGATGGCCCAGAACTTCTCGATGTCGATGCCCCTCATTGATGGGCACGGCAACTTCGGTTCGGTCGATAACGACCCGCCGGCGGCCATGCGTTACACCGAATCGCGGCTCCAGGCGCTCACCACCGACAGCCTGCTGGAGGACATCGAGGCGGAAACGGTTGATTTCGCCGACAACTTCGACGGCTCCCAGCAGGAGCCCACCGTGCTGCCTGCCCGGATCCCCCAGCTGTTGCTCAACGGGTCAGCCGGCATCGCCGTGGGAATGGCGACCAACATCCCGCCCCACAACCTCGTTGAGCTCATCAACGGACTCTTGGCGCTGATCGAGAACCCGGAGCTCGATGACAACGCTCTGATTCAGATCATTCCGGGCCCCGATTTCCCCACCGGTGGTCAGATCCTGGGCCGCTCCGGCATCCGCGAGACCTATCGCAGTGGCCGTGGTTCGGTGACGATGCGCGGGGTCGCGGCGATCGAAACACTGGAGGTGCCTGGCCGGCCCGATCGAGACGCGGTGATCATCACCGAGTTGCCTTACCAAACCAACAAGGCGGCGCTGATCGAGCGCATCGCCGAGATGGTGAATGACAAGAAATTGGAGGGCATCTCCGATATCCGCGATGAAAGCGATCGCGATGGCATGCGCATCGTGGTGGAGCTGCGCCGTGATGCTTACCCGCAGGTGGTGCTGAATAACCTGTTCAAGCTCACTCCACTGCAAAGCAATTTCAGCGCTCACATGCTGGCGCTGGTGAATGGGGAGCCGATCCTGCTCACCTTGCGCAAGATGCTGCAGGTGTTCCTCGACTTCCGGGTCGAGACGATTGAGCGGCGCACCCGCTACCTGCTGCGTAAGGCCGAAGAGCGCGACCACATCCTTCTGGGCTTGCTGCTGGCCCTTGATCAGCTCGACCCGATCATTGCCCTGATCCGGGCTGCTCCCGATACGGCCACGGCTCGTCAGCAGCTGCAGGACCGCCATGGCCTAAGCGAGATCCAGGCTGACGCCATCCTTCAGATGCAGCTGCGCAGGCTTACGGCCCTGGAAGCGGACAAGATCCGTCTTGAGCACGAGGATCTGGTCACCAAAATTGCCGACTACAAGGACATCCTCGGCCGTCGCGAGCGAGTGTTCGGAATCATTCAGGACGAGCTCACGCAGCTGCGTGAGCGCTACCCGATTCAGCGCCGCACGGAGATTCTCGATCTCGCTAGTGGGCTGGAAGATATCGACCTGATCGCCAATGAGCGCTCGGTGGTGCTGCTCACCGAAACCGGCTACCTCAAGCGCATGCCGGTGAGCGAGTTTGAAGCCACCAGTCGCGGCACCCGCGGCAAGGCCGGCACCCGTAGCCAGGGAGAGGAGGCCGTGAAGCTGTTTATCGGCTGCAACGATCACGACACCCTGCTGCTGTTCAGTGACCGGGGGGTCTCCTATGTCCTGCCGGCGTATCGGGTGCCTCAGTGCAGCCGCACCGCCAAGGGCACGCCGGTGGTGCAGTTGCTGCCAATCCCGCGCGAGGAATTGATCACCTCGCTGCTGGCGGTCTCGGAGTTCAACGACGACACCGATCTGTTGATGCTCACCCAGGGCGGCTTCATCAAGCGCACACGCCTGTCTGCCTTCAGCAACATCCGCTCCAACGGTTTGATCGCGATCGGTCTTGAAGAGGGAGATGCCCTCACCTGGGTGCGCCTGGCTGTGCCGGGCGACAGCGTCTTGATTGGCTCCAAAGCTGGCATGACCATCCATTTCCGCCTCAGCGATGAGGAGCTGCGGCCTCTTGGACGCACAGCACGGGGTGTGCGTTCGATGAATCTGCGCGATGGTGATGCCCTGGTGAGCATGGACGTGTTGCCGGTGGAGCTGGCCGATCGGGTGGCCCAGAGCAGCGACGACGACTCCGAGGATGATGAGGCTGGCGCTGCCAGCGATGGCCCGTGGGTGCTGGTGGCCTCGGCCTCCGGATTGGGTAAGCGGGTGCCGGTCACCCAATTCCGCCTTCAGAAGCGGGCGGGTATGGGCCTGCGGGCGATGAAGTTCCGCACCGAAGCTGATGCCTTGGTGGGTCTGCGCGTGCTTGGTGCCGGCGAAGAGGTGTTGCTGGTGAGCGAGAAGGGCGTGATTGTGCGCACCAGCGCCGATTCCATTCCTCAGCAGTCACGGGCGGCCACGGGGGTGCGGCTGCAGCGGCTTGATAAGGGCGATCGTCTCTCAGAGGTCGTGTTGGTGCCGCCGGAAGCCGAGTCTGATGAGGCGACCGACGCTGAAACTGAAGACGAAGCTGCTGAGGCTGCCGCCAGCGCTGAGCCCCAGGACAGCTGA